The Methanolobus sp. WCC4 genome includes the window GCATGCCTTTGCTCTTTCTGCCGCCTTGAGTACTGTAGGAGAGCCACAACTGCCACAGAAGAGTGTGTTCCTGTCCCATTCCATGATATGGACAGCTTTTCCTGCAAGTGAAACGAATGGTTCTTCAAGTATATCGGCAAGTCTCCTGATATCGAAGAAACTAAGATCGTCTGAGACAACATCCATATCACTATCTTCTGTCCCATTGAGTTCCATGGAATAACAGGATACATCCCTGAGCTCTCCAAGATACTGTTTTCTCAGGATATCGAGGCACATGTTCTCTGCTTCTTCAAGAGATGGCAACCTGAGACTATCGTTCTCATCCAGCAACAAGAGTTTGCGATCCCTGAATGCAAAACAACAGGTTTCGTTAGTTCCTTCTTTTTGTGGGGGACTTACCAGTGGAACGAATTCTGAACTTAGATCTATGTCTTGTGAACTCATGGTTTGAGAAATAATGTTCGGTTATGTTTATCAAAGTTACCTTTGACGACTTAAAGCTTTAATAAGCTGCAAACAAAATATTACATGGGTAAGGGAGATCTTGCGATGAACTATCTGATACTGGTAAGACACGGACAATCAAGGTGGAACCTTGAGAACAGATTCACAGGTTGGGTGGACGTTCCACTCAGTGAGAAAGGCATTCGTGAAGCTATGGATTGTGCAGAGGAACTTGAGGATTTCCGGATCGATGTTGCCTTCACATCGAAATTATCCAGGGCACAGGAAACGCTTTTTCTGATACTTGCAAAGCAGGAGAAAACAGGCATTTTTCTTCATGAGAGCGAAAAAAGGGACCGGTGGTCATACCATCCTTCAAGGGCGGATGGTTCCGAAATACCGATATATTCAAGCGATGCTTTGAACGAACGTTTTTATGGCAACCTTCAGGGGCAGAATAAGCAGAAAGCAAAGGAGACCTATGGGGAAGAACAGGTATTCATCTGGAGAAGAAGCTACGATGTACAACCTCCGGGTGGTGAGAGCCTTAAGGATACCTACGAGCGTACGATACCCTATTTTAAGGAAAGTATCATCCCGCAACTTGAAGACGGGAAGAACGTAATAATCGCTGCCCACGGCAACAGCCTGCGCTCCGTGATCAAATACATAGAGAATATCAGTGACGAGGAGATACCAAAACTCGAACTTGCAACAGGGAAACCACTGTACTATCAGTTTGAGAATGGGAGTTTCGTCAAAGAAGAAAAAGAATAACAGAAATGGATGTAGTGAAAGATGGTACTTTCACTCGTACGGTGATACCTCATCAGGCATCGGGGATGTATGCAGGATACACTCATCACCATGTTTTACCAGTTCCTCGATGGATTTCCTGAGTATCGATGGATAGACAAGTCCTACTTCTTCCTTTATTGCACGACCCTTGCAGAAGAACTTGAACGTGGGTGTTCCCCTTACACCATATTTCCTTGCGGTCATAGGACTTTCAAGTCCGTTCATCCTGACAAAGGTACAGGAATCATGGAATTCGTTGGAAT containing:
- a CDS encoding thioredoxin domain-containing protein, with protein sequence MPESNVLEVNDSNWEELLENQEKPMVVMFYLPTCTHCKEIEPYFRDYSNEFHDSCTFVRMNGLESPMTARKYGVRGTPTFKFFCKGRAIKEEVGLVYPSILRKSIEELVKHGDECILHTSPMPDEVSPYE
- the nudC gene encoding NAD(+) diphosphatase, with the protein product MSSQDIDLSSEFVPLVSPPQKEGTNETCCFAFRDRKLLLLDENDSLRLPSLEEAENMCLDILRKQYLGELRDVSCYSMELNGTEDSDMDVVSDDLSFFDIRRLADILEEPFVSLAGKAVHIMEWDRNTLFCGSCGSPTVLKAAERAKACPECGFTAFPKISPAIIVLIEKGDRLLLARSPHFPPGRYSIIAGFVEPGETIEQAVVREVMEEVGISVRNIRYFGSQPWPHPDSLMIGFTAEHSEGEIRIDGIEIEDAGWYTKDEIPHIPGTDSISGQLIHHFISKHS
- a CDS encoding 2,3-bisphosphoglycerate-dependent phosphoglycerate mutase, whose translation is MGKGDLAMNYLILVRHGQSRWNLENRFTGWVDVPLSEKGIREAMDCAEELEDFRIDVAFTSKLSRAQETLFLILAKQEKTGIFLHESEKRDRWSYHPSRADGSEIPIYSSDALNERFYGNLQGQNKQKAKETYGEEQVFIWRRSYDVQPPGGESLKDTYERTIPYFKESIIPQLEDGKNVIIAAHGNSLRSVIKYIENISDEEIPKLELATGKPLYYQFENGSFVKEEKE